Proteins encoded in a region of the Candidatus Woesearchaeota archaeon genome:
- a CDS encoding HIT domain-containing protein, with the protein MVTQEELEKMSPEEIAELQKQNCPFCKIVKGEIPSKKIYEDDEILAILDINPASKGHILILPKEHIPILPLVPPPVFKKLFVTTKTLAKAAKQVMLTSGVSIFIANGAVAGQQSPHFLFHIIPSDEASIPSFAIPINDALIAEQETIAASLQNNLTIMLRNHAQREGRQTKTNLPENQNADSSIAATSPEQVMAAKREHIAKMIEENPDVKDLLKNNPDEFKQTIKQNPQVEELFRGVDIDALSKNLNQIPTQTEQKARQAHPEKLAQLDQPDQGVQEESTESQNTQTLSSDTLPEVFLGQDPLAQREKVFAYFNKKPKAKELFMNDIIKFKELLSMREDIKPIFEDISLDKLAEKLRKAEIKNYSEDIESQKNPVEGERDE; encoded by the coding sequence ATGGTAACGCAAGAAGAGCTCGAAAAAATGAGTCCTGAAGAAATCGCTGAGCTCCAAAAGCAGAATTGTCCTTTTTGTAAAATTGTAAAAGGAGAAATTCCTTCTAAAAAAATTTATGAAGACGATGAAATTTTAGCAATTCTTGATATTAATCCTGCAAGTAAGGGTCATATTCTTATTTTGCCCAAAGAGCATATACCCATATTGCCTTTAGTCCCGCCGCCTGTTTTCAAAAAATTGTTTGTAACAACAAAAACGTTGGCTAAGGCTGCTAAACAAGTGATGTTAACTAGTGGTGTTTCTATTTTTATTGCAAATGGTGCTGTTGCTGGTCAACAATCGCCGCATTTTTTGTTCCATATTATCCCTTCTGATGAAGCTTCTATTCCCAGTTTTGCTATTCCAATAAATGATGCGTTAATTGCTGAGCAAGAAACTATCGCTGCATCACTACAAAATAACTTAACTATTATGTTGCGTAATCACGCTCAACGTGAAGGGCGACAAACAAAGACAAACTTGCCAGAAAATCAGAACGCTGATTCGTCGATTGCTGCTACGTCGCCCGAACAAGTCATGGCGGCAAAACGAGAACACATTGCAAAAATGATTGAAGAAAATCCTGATGTAAAAGATCTTCTCAAAAATAATCCTGATGAGTTCAAACAAACAATAAAGCAAAATCCTCAAGTTGAAGAATTATTTCGCGGTGTTGATATTGATGCTTTATCTAAGAATCTTAACCAGATTCCTACACAAACAGAACAAAAAGCACGACAAGCACACCCAGAAAAACTAGCACAACTAGACCAACCAGACCAAGGAGTACAAGAAGAAAGTACTGAATCGCAAAACACCCAAACACTGTCATCGGATACCTTGCCTGAAGTGTTCTTAGGTCAAGATCCTCTTGCGCAGCGAGAAAAAGTGTTTGCTTATTTTAATAAGAAGCCAAAAGCAAAAGAATTGTTTATGAATGATATTATTAAGTTTAAAGAACTTTTAAGTATGCGTGAAGATATCAAACCAATTTTTGAGGATATTAGTCTTGATAAGCTTGCAGAAAAATTACGAAAAGCAGAAATTAAAAATTACTCAGAAGATATTGAATCGCAAAAAAATCCGGTAGAGGGGGAACGCGATGAGTAA
- a CDS encoding A24 family peptidase, with protein MITTPLWLLHGTILLALVIGSITDLKKREVPDTLNYGLMGVGVVSGIILSILNHSIWPSLSAISGLFMGYLIGALMYYTGQWGGGDAKMLMGIGAMQGLFIPVVSVSAFGELFSGAPIFITTIFTIFVAGAIYGILYTMYLALTHWKVFKHAFTKKIREPKIVKRRYLITGSVVGGLILIFIIPETFFKISIGLIVFTVFFGHYLMLIGKIVEEQLMITSMHVSKITEGEWIKKEVKIKGNIICGPKDKLGISTKQIAELKKHGVKTVTIKQGVPFIPGFLLGYIIIMFVGNWVNYLIIF; from the coding sequence ATGATTACAACTCCATTATGGCTCCTTCATGGCACAATACTTCTTGCTCTTGTTATTGGCAGCATTACTGACCTAAAAAAACGAGAAGTTCCAGACACATTAAATTATGGCCTCATGGGTGTTGGTGTTGTTAGCGGCATCATCTTAAGTATTCTTAATCATAGTATTTGGCCAAGCCTCTCAGCAATCAGTGGTCTGTTTATGGGATATCTGATTGGCGCGCTCATGTATTATACCGGACAGTGGGGAGGAGGAGATGCAAAAATGCTTATGGGCATTGGCGCAATGCAAGGTCTTTTTATACCGGTAGTCAGTGTGTCTGCGTTTGGGGAACTGTTCTCTGGCGCACCTATTTTTATTACCACCATATTTACTATTTTTGTTGCGGGAGCAATATATGGTATTCTTTACACCATGTATCTTGCACTTACCCATTGGAAAGTATTTAAACACGCATTTACCAAAAAAATCCGTGAACCAAAAATCGTAAAAAGACGCTATCTTATTACTGGTAGTGTGGTTGGAGGACTCATCCTCATCTTCATCATACCCGAAACATTTTTCAAAATTAGCATAGGACTTATTGTATTCACCGTCTTTTTTGGACATTACCTTATGCTCATTGGAAAAATTGTAGAAGAACAACTCATGATTACATCCATGCACGTAAGCAAAATAACGGAAGGAGAATGGATAAAAAAAGAAGTAAAAATAAAAGGCAACATTATCTGCGGACCAAAAGATAAACTCGGCATTTCCACCAAACAAATTGCAGAGCTTAAAAAACATGGTGTAAAAACAGTTACCATTAAACAAGGCGTGCCATTTATCCCGGGATTCTTACTCGGCTATATCATTATTATGTTTGTTGGTAACTGGGTTAATTATTTAATTATTTTCTGA